The following are encoded in a window of Rhizobium bangladeshense genomic DNA:
- the ccoS gene encoding cbb3-type cytochrome oxidase assembly protein CcoS, producing MNMLIYLIPIALLMGGIGLLAFLWSLKSGQYDDLEGAAWRILADDETDRNKS from the coding sequence ATGAATATGCTGATCTATCTGATACCGATCGCGCTCCTGATGGGAGGCATAGGGCTCCTGGCGTTCCTATGGTCGCTGAAGAGCGGCCAGTACGACGACCTTGAAGGAGCCGCCTGGCGAATTCTCGCCGACGACGAAACCGATCGCAACAAATCATGA
- a CDS encoding cation-translocating P-type ATPase, with translation MTCCSMDTESVLALSATSSSAEEARLASHPLGAGLRQLDLSVPDVHCGGCISTIEKALSALAFVRRARVNLTARRVTCVYEETIQDRETDPSEILTAINAAGYRAHLFTPAAPENDRTRNQLLLAVGVSGFAAANIMLLSVSVWSGADAATRDMFHWISAMIAAPALIYAGRFFFKSAWNALKRGRTNMDVPISLAVTLSYAVSLWETAHHGEHAWFDATVSLLFFLLIGRTLDHIMREKARAAINGLARLAPRGALLMMPDGSRRFVPVEEIAVGNHISIAAGERIPVDGMVVSGESDVDLSIVTGESSPVAVANGSAVNSGALNLTGSLILRATKVAKDSLLSEIIELMEAAEGGRARYRRIADRAAALYSPAVHLLALISFLAWGFIGGDWKQAMLVAIAVLIITCPCALGLAVPVVQVVAAGELFRKGIMVKDGSALERLAEADTVAFDKTGTVTMGRPRLIKTEAVDEDAAVIARGLAIHSRHPLSQALVRDTNLAPMSSFDSVAEIPGGGLEARRGTDVYRLGNAKFARGAGFAPPDGDSPFSEVILSKNGIHLARFLFDDTLRPGAAETIGKLDAAGLDTFMVSGDKRAVVDNTAKVLGIDVALGTLTPKQKVEECQRLSGQGRRVLMVGDGINDAPALAVAHVSMAPATASDIGRQAADLVFFNDRLDAVPEAIAIARRSASLIRQNFALAIGYNVLAVPIAIAGLATPLIAAVAMSTSSIIVVTNALRLNTFGKGPRMAIETRERRSREATTG, from the coding sequence ATGACCTGCTGCTCCATGGATACGGAAAGCGTGCTCGCCCTCAGCGCGACGTCATCCAGCGCAGAGGAGGCCCGCCTAGCCAGTCATCCGCTCGGCGCAGGATTGCGCCAGCTGGACCTCAGCGTGCCCGACGTCCATTGCGGCGGCTGCATCTCGACCATTGAAAAGGCGCTGTCAGCACTCGCCTTCGTCAGGAGGGCTCGGGTCAATCTCACCGCGCGAAGAGTGACCTGCGTCTACGAGGAAACCATCCAGGATCGTGAAACCGATCCGTCCGAAATTCTTACAGCAATCAATGCGGCCGGATATCGAGCACACCTTTTCACACCCGCAGCCCCCGAAAACGACAGGACCAGAAATCAGCTTCTGCTTGCGGTCGGGGTTTCCGGTTTCGCCGCCGCCAACATCATGTTGCTGTCGGTATCGGTCTGGTCGGGCGCAGATGCGGCGACGCGTGACATGTTTCACTGGATTTCGGCGATGATCGCGGCCCCCGCGCTGATCTATGCGGGGCGCTTCTTCTTCAAATCGGCCTGGAACGCGCTGAAGCGCGGGCGCACCAACATGGACGTTCCGATCTCGCTCGCCGTGACGCTCTCCTATGCAGTTTCATTGTGGGAGACCGCTCATCACGGCGAACATGCATGGTTCGACGCTACGGTTTCTCTGCTGTTCTTTCTGCTAATCGGCAGGACACTTGATCATATCATGCGGGAAAAAGCGCGCGCGGCGATCAACGGACTTGCGAGGCTGGCTCCGCGCGGGGCGCTGCTGATGATGCCGGACGGATCGCGACGCTTTGTTCCGGTGGAAGAGATTGCGGTGGGAAACCACATCTCGATCGCAGCAGGCGAACGCATCCCGGTCGACGGCATGGTCGTCAGCGGCGAGAGCGACGTGGATCTCTCTATCGTCACCGGTGAAAGCAGTCCGGTCGCCGTCGCCAACGGTAGCGCGGTGAATTCGGGCGCGTTGAATCTGACCGGATCGCTCATCCTGCGGGCGACGAAAGTGGCGAAGGATTCACTTCTATCGGAAATCATCGAATTGATGGAAGCCGCGGAGGGAGGACGAGCCCGCTATCGCCGGATCGCCGATCGTGCCGCCGCACTTTATTCCCCGGCCGTGCATCTTTTGGCGCTCATCTCTTTCCTTGCCTGGGGCTTTATCGGCGGCGACTGGAAACAGGCGATGCTGGTCGCAATTGCAGTTCTGATCATCACCTGCCCATGCGCATTGGGTCTGGCGGTTCCCGTGGTTCAGGTCGTCGCAGCGGGCGAACTTTTTCGGAAGGGCATCATGGTCAAGGATGGCTCGGCGCTCGAAAGATTGGCCGAGGCAGACACTGTAGCCTTCGACAAAACCGGCACCGTCACGATGGGCAGACCGCGCCTCATCAAGACCGAGGCGGTGGATGAGGACGCCGCGGTCATCGCCCGCGGATTGGCGATCCATTCGCGCCACCCTCTTTCCCAGGCGCTGGTTCGGGATACGAACCTCGCTCCTATGTCGTCCTTCGACAGCGTCGCGGAAATTCCGGGCGGCGGACTGGAAGCAAGGCGTGGGACGGATGTCTACCGCCTCGGCAACGCGAAATTCGCCCGCGGAGCCGGTTTCGCACCTCCAGACGGCGACAGCCCGTTCTCGGAAGTGATTCTGTCGAAGAACGGCATTCATTTGGCCCGTTTCCTGTTCGACGACACGCTGCGCCCGGGAGCTGCCGAAACCATCGGCAAGCTCGACGCGGCCGGTCTTGACACGTTCATGGTCTCGGGGGACAAGCGGGCTGTCGTCGACAATACCGCAAAGGTTCTCGGGATCGACGTGGCATTGGGCACGCTCACGCCGAAGCAGAAGGTCGAGGAATGCCAGAGGCTGAGCGGCCAGGGCCGTCGCGTGCTCATGGTCGGCGACGGGATCAACGACGCTCCGGCGCTTGCCGTCGCGCATGTCTCAATGGCGCCTGCCACAGCGTCCGACATCGGACGGCAGGCGGCCGATCTTGTCTTCTTCAACGATCGCCTTGACGCCGTTCCAGAGGCGATCGCCATTGCGCGGAGATCCGCGAGCCTCATCCGGCAGAACTTCGCGCTTGCCATCGGCTACAACGTCCTGGCGGTGCCGATTGCGATTGCCGGACTGGCAACGCCGCTCATCGCTGCGGTAGCCATGTCGACATCATCGATCATCGTAGTCACGAACGCGCTGCGGCTGAACACATTCGGCAAAGGTCCCCGCATGGCGATCGAGACGCGGGAACGCAGGAGCAGAGAGGCGACAACCGGATGA
- a CDS encoding FixH family protein: protein MNASPRGFTGLHMLLSISAFFAVVIAVNVTMAFYASSSWSGLVVENTYVASQEFNGKAAAMKAMAASGVEGVLSVNGREIRYDIHDGNGEPAIIDEVTLNFKRPVGDHEDFHLTLRKTGEGRFEADHEVAVGDWIVEATSRRNGAVIMHEAKRIDTAEFGQ, encoded by the coding sequence ATGAATGCTTCCCCTCGAGGTTTTACCGGCTTGCACATGCTGCTTTCAATTTCGGCATTCTTCGCCGTGGTGATCGCCGTCAACGTCACCATGGCCTTTTATGCCTCATCCAGCTGGAGCGGCCTGGTCGTCGAAAACACCTATGTGGCCAGTCAGGAATTCAACGGCAAGGCCGCGGCGATGAAGGCGATGGCCGCCTCCGGCGTCGAGGGCGTTCTCTCCGTCAACGGCCGCGAGATCCGCTACGACATCCACGACGGAAACGGCGAGCCTGCGATCATCGACGAGGTCACGTTGAATTTCAAACGCCCGGTCGGCGATCACGAGGATTTCCACCTGACGCTCCGGAAGACGGGTGAGGGCAGGTTCGAAGCCGACCACGAGGTCGCGGTCGGCGACTGGATCGTCGAAGCCACATCGAGGAGGAACGGCGCGGTCATTATGCATGAGGCCAAGCGCATCGATACTGCGGAGTTCGGGCAATGA
- the ccoG gene encoding cytochrome c oxidase accessory protein CcoG, whose amino-acid sequence MNLYTAPDPNDIERVSVEPVNARRNRQPLYAPRKKIFPKRAEGQFRRFKWIVMLITLGIYYLAPWIRWDRGPYAPDQAILVDLSSRRFFFFFIEIWPQEFYYVAGLLVMAGFGLFLVTAAVGRAWCGYACPQTVWVDLFLVVERAIEGDRNARMKLDGGPFTFDKLRKRVIKHAIWLLIGAATGGAWIFYFADAPSLAASLFAGSAPPAAYATVAILTATTYVLGGLMREQVCTYMCPWPRIQGAMLDENSLVVTYNDWRGEQRSRHAKKAQAKGLPVGDCVDCNACVAVCPMGIDIRDGQQMECITCALCIDACDGVMDKLGKPRGLIAYATLSEYSSNMSLATDGGRTAIQPSNVRNDDGSFIPAIRHFDWRIIFRPRIIFYAVVWASIGIAMVIHLAFRERLELNVVHDRNPQYVLESDGSIRNGYTLRVLNMVPMPRDVILTLVGLEGGTMRIPEFGRQDGRSFTVRAEPDAATTLKVFVTRKPDGAEINEFLFVIEDTGHSDRATYRAAFNAPGDVK is encoded by the coding sequence ATGAACCTTTACACCGCCCCAGATCCAAATGACATCGAGCGTGTCAGCGTCGAGCCGGTCAACGCCCGTCGTAATCGGCAGCCTCTTTATGCGCCGCGCAAGAAGATATTTCCAAAGCGCGCCGAGGGCCAGTTCCGCCGGTTCAAATGGATCGTGATGCTGATCACGCTCGGCATTTATTACCTGGCGCCCTGGATCCGCTGGGATCGCGGTCCCTACGCGCCCGATCAGGCAATCCTCGTCGACCTCTCCTCGCGGCGCTTCTTCTTTTTCTTCATCGAAATCTGGCCCCAGGAATTCTACTATGTCGCGGGCTTGCTCGTCATGGCCGGATTTGGCCTCTTTCTCGTCACCGCCGCGGTGGGCCGCGCCTGGTGCGGCTACGCCTGCCCGCAGACCGTCTGGGTCGATCTCTTCCTCGTCGTCGAACGCGCCATCGAAGGCGATCGAAACGCGCGAATGAAGCTCGACGGCGGCCCCTTCACCTTCGACAAGTTGCGGAAGCGGGTGATCAAGCATGCGATCTGGCTTCTGATCGGCGCCGCCACCGGCGGCGCATGGATCTTCTATTTCGCTGACGCACCGAGCCTGGCGGCGTCGCTATTTGCCGGCAGTGCTCCTCCAGCGGCCTATGCGACGGTCGCCATCCTGACCGCCACGACCTATGTGCTTGGCGGCCTCATGCGCGAGCAGGTGTGCACCTATATGTGCCCGTGGCCGCGCATCCAGGGCGCGATGCTGGACGAGAATTCGCTTGTCGTCACGTATAATGACTGGCGCGGCGAGCAGAGGTCGCGCCACGCCAAGAAGGCCCAGGCAAAGGGCCTGCCGGTCGGCGATTGCGTGGATTGCAATGCCTGCGTCGCGGTCTGTCCGATGGGAATCGACATTCGCGACGGACAGCAGATGGAATGCATCACATGCGCTCTCTGCATCGATGCTTGTGACGGCGTCATGGACAAGCTCGGAAAACCTCGCGGCCTGATCGCCTATGCGACGCTCAGTGAGTATTCGAGCAATATGTCGCTTGCGACGGACGGAGGACGGACAGCTATCCAGCCCTCGAATGTTCGAAATGACGATGGAAGCTTCATTCCGGCAATCCGGCATTTTGACTGGCGCATCATCTTTCGTCCGAGAATCATCTTCTATGCCGTCGTCTGGGCATCGATCGGCATCGCCATGGTCATCCATCTCGCCTTCCGCGAACGGCTCGAACTTAACGTCGTCCATGATCGCAACCCTCAATATGTTCTGGAAAGCGATGGCTCCATCCGCAACGGCTACACGCTTCGTGTCCTCAACATGGTGCCCATGCCGCGGGATGTGATCCTCACTCTTGTCGGGCTCGAGGGCGGGACGATGCGCATCCCCGAGTTCGGCAGGCAGGATGGCCGCAGCTTTACGGTCCGTGCAGAACCCGACGCGGCCACGACGCTGAAGGTCTTCGTAACGCGCAAGCCGGATGGGGCCGAGATCAATGAATTCCTTTTCGTCATCGAAGATACGGGCCATTCCGACCGGGCGACCTATCGCGCGGCGTTCAACGCACCGGGAGACGTGAAATGA
- a CDS encoding CcoQ/FixQ family Cbb3-type cytochrome c oxidase assembly chaperone has product METYTAMRHFADSWGLLAMAAFFVGVVVFTLRPGSKQTAKEAADIPLKDD; this is encoded by the coding sequence ATGGAAACCTACACTGCAATGAGACACTTCGCGGACAGCTGGGGCCTCCTGGCGATGGCGGCATTCTTCGTCGGCGTGGTCGTGTTCACCCTTCGCCCAGGCAGCAAGCAGACGGCGAAAGAAGCCGCGGATATTCCCTTGAAGGACGATTGA
- the ccoO gene encoding cytochrome-c oxidase, cbb3-type subunit II encodes MASILDKHKILEKNATLLLVGSLLVVSIGGIVEIAPLFYLQNTIEKVEGMRPYTPLELAGRNVYIREGCYLCHSQMIRPFRDEVERYGHYSLAAESMYDHPFQWGSKRTGPDLARVGGRYSNEWHVQHLAEPRAVVPESIMPSYAFLKEQEVTVKGVGMDLKANEHVGVPYNDDMLANAEADMRAQADPNADTTALLERYPKAKVGDFDGDPAKLTEMDALVSYLQMLGTLVDFSTYDDATGYR; translated from the coding sequence ATGGCATCGATATTGGATAAACATAAGATCCTCGAAAAGAACGCGACGCTTCTTCTGGTCGGCTCGCTGCTCGTCGTCAGCATCGGCGGCATCGTCGAAATCGCCCCGCTGTTTTACCTGCAGAACACGATCGAGAAAGTGGAGGGCATGCGGCCTTACACGCCGCTGGAGCTCGCTGGACGGAACGTCTACATCCGTGAAGGCTGCTATCTCTGCCACAGCCAGATGATCCGGCCATTCCGCGACGAAGTCGAACGCTACGGCCATTATTCGCTGGCCGCGGAATCCATGTACGACCATCCGTTCCAGTGGGGATCCAAGCGGACCGGGCCGGATCTTGCCCGCGTCGGCGGCCGCTATTCGAACGAATGGCACGTGCAGCATCTCGCGGAGCCACGGGCGGTCGTGCCGGAATCGATTATGCCGAGCTACGCCTTCCTCAAGGAGCAGGAAGTGACGGTCAAGGGTGTCGGAATGGACCTCAAGGCCAATGAGCACGTGGGCGTGCCTTACAATGACGACATGCTGGCGAACGCGGAGGCTGACATGAGGGCTCAAGCCGATCCCAATGCCGACACGACTGCCCTCCTCGAACGCTATCCGAAGGCGAAGGTCGGCGATTTCGACGGCGATCCGGCCAAGCTGACCGAAATGGACGCCCTGGTGTCCTACCTGCAGATGCTCGGGACCCTGGTCGATTTTTCGACCTATGACGACGCGACCGGCTACCGTTGA
- the ccoN gene encoding cytochrome-c oxidase, cbb3-type subunit I codes for MNYTTETMMLAVAAFLALLGAAFAHDHLFAIHMGILSFCLVAGTLLLVRKVDFAPADQRRKVDLSGYFDEVVRYGLIATVFWGVVGFLVGVVVALQLAFPDLNIAPYLNFGRLRPVHTSAVIFAFGGNALIMTSFYVVQRTCRARLFGGNLAWFVFWGYQLFIVMAATGYVLGITQAREYAEPEWYVDLWLTIVWVAYLAVYLGTILKRREPHIYVANWFYLGFIVTIAMLHVVNNLAVPASLLGSKSYSLFSGVQDALTQWWYGHNAVGFFLTAGFLGMMYYFVPKQANRPVYSYRLSIIHFWALIFMYIWAGPHHLHYTALPDWAQTLGMVFSVMLWMPSWGGMINGLMTLSGAWDKIRTDPIIRMMIVAIAFYGMSTFEGPMMSVKAVNSLSHYTEWTIGHVHSGALGWVGMITFGAIYYLTPKLWGRERLYSLRMVNWHFWLATLGIVVYAAVLWVAGIQQGLMWREYNSQGFLVYSFAETVAAMIPYYVLRAAGGALYLAGGLVMAWNVFMTIRGHLRDEAAIPTTFVPQAQPAE; via the coding sequence ATGAATTACACCACGGAAACGATGATGCTCGCGGTCGCGGCGTTTCTAGCGCTGCTTGGAGCCGCATTTGCGCACGATCATCTCTTTGCGATCCATATGGGCATACTCAGCTTCTGCCTCGTTGCGGGAACCCTGCTCCTTGTCAGGAAGGTCGACTTCGCACCGGCGGACCAACGGCGGAAAGTGGACCTATCGGGCTATTTCGACGAAGTGGTCCGCTACGGCCTGATCGCTACGGTATTCTGGGGCGTGGTCGGCTTCCTCGTCGGCGTCGTTGTCGCGCTGCAGCTGGCCTTTCCCGACCTCAACATCGCGCCCTATCTCAATTTCGGAAGGTTACGGCCGGTTCACACGTCGGCGGTGATCTTCGCCTTCGGCGGCAACGCGTTGATCATGACGTCCTTTTACGTCGTGCAGCGTACCTGTCGCGCGCGTCTCTTCGGCGGCAACCTTGCTTGGTTCGTCTTCTGGGGCTACCAGCTTTTCATCGTTATGGCGGCGACCGGTTACGTCCTCGGCATCACCCAGGCCCGCGAATATGCCGAGCCTGAATGGTATGTCGACCTGTGGCTGACGATCGTCTGGGTCGCCTATCTCGCCGTCTATCTCGGAACGATCCTGAAGCGCAGAGAACCGCACATCTACGTGGCGAACTGGTTCTATCTCGGCTTCATCGTTACCATTGCGATGCTGCATGTAGTCAACAACCTTGCAGTTCCTGCTTCCTTGCTCGGTTCCAAGAGCTATTCTCTTTTCTCGGGCGTTCAGGATGCGCTGACGCAATGGTGGTACGGCCACAATGCCGTCGGCTTTTTCCTTACCGCCGGCTTCCTCGGCATGATGTACTACTTCGTACCGAAGCAGGCGAATCGGCCGGTCTATTCGTACCGGCTTTCGATCATCCACTTCTGGGCCCTAATTTTTATGTATATCTGGGCCGGACCGCATCATCTGCATTACACGGCGCTACCGGACTGGGCCCAGACGCTCGGCATGGTTTTCTCGGTCATGCTCTGGATGCCCTCCTGGGGCGGCATGATCAACGGCCTTATGACGCTGTCCGGCGCCTGGGATAAGATCCGCACGGACCCGATCATCCGGATGATGATCGTCGCCATCGCCTTTTACGGCATGTCGACCTTCGAGGGCCCGATGATGTCGGTCAAGGCGGTCAATTCACTCAGTCACTATACCGAATGGACGATCGGCCATGTGCATTCCGGCGCGCTCGGCTGGGTCGGGATGATCACCTTCGGGGCGATCTACTACCTGACGCCGAAACTGTGGGGGCGCGAGCGTCTCTACAGCCTGCGGATGGTCAACTGGCACTTCTGGCTCGCAACGCTCGGCATTGTCGTTTACGCCGCCGTGCTCTGGGTTGCCGGCATACAGCAGGGGCTGATGTGGCGAGAATACAATTCCCAGGGCTTCCTCGTCTATTCCTTTGCCGAAACTGTTGCGGCGATGATCCCCTACTACGTGCTGCGCGCGGCCGGCGGAGCGCTTTATCTAGCAGGTGGCCTCGTCATGGCCTGGAACGTGTTCATGACGATCCGCGGCCATCTGCGCGACGAAGCCGCAATCCCGACCACTTTCGTGCCCCAAGCACAGCCTGCCGAATGA
- a CDS encoding Crp/Fnr family transcriptional regulator: MLMQNNHAFDHVEKTGEAIDAGQSLSCLFLSSAAEPVSAGKAICWEGDKAKHLFQVEEGVVRLHRIIGEGRRVITAFLFAGDLIGASLQNDFIFTAEAVTECKIRRMSRKSFHEEVARSEALVPAYISLLCQEAAAAHEQMVLLSKKNAEERLCSFIVKLASRRNPRPRQGLVRVPMNRQDIADHLGLTIETVSRTITKLASRNIVIPEGRHDLRIVNLPRLIQLSGDADDFSDDSCHRVKLH, from the coding sequence ATGCTGATGCAGAACAACCACGCGTTCGACCATGTCGAGAAAACGGGCGAAGCCATTGATGCCGGTCAATCGCTTTCATGTCTCTTCCTGAGTTCGGCGGCGGAACCCGTCTCAGCCGGCAAGGCAATTTGTTGGGAGGGCGACAAGGCGAAACATCTCTTCCAGGTGGAAGAGGGCGTCGTTCGCCTCCATCGCATCATCGGCGAAGGTCGCCGGGTGATCACCGCATTCCTTTTCGCCGGCGATCTCATCGGCGCCTCCTTACAAAATGATTTTATTTTCACGGCCGAGGCCGTGACCGAATGCAAGATCCGGCGCATGTCGCGGAAGAGCTTCCACGAAGAAGTCGCCCGGTCCGAAGCGCTCGTCCCGGCCTACATCTCCCTACTTTGTCAGGAGGCGGCCGCCGCACATGAACAGATGGTGCTGTTGTCGAAGAAGAATGCCGAGGAGCGCCTCTGCAGCTTCATCGTCAAGCTTGCATCCCGCCGCAACCCGCGGCCGCGCCAAGGGCTCGTGCGCGTTCCTATGAACCGCCAGGACATTGCAGATCATCTCGGCCTGACCATCGAGACGGTGTCTCGCACGATCACGAAACTGGCTTCGCGCAACATCGTTATTCCCGAGGGCAGGCACGACCTGCGGATCGTCAATCTCCCCCGGCTGATACAGTTATCAGGCGACGCTGATGATTTTTCTGATGATTCCTGTCATAGGGTCAAGCTGCACTGA
- a CDS encoding hybrid sensor histidine kinase/response regulator: MPHRLVSPRTASPQELDAMVHVLDGADIVVHRFDGTITHWSIGCENMYGWAREEAIGEKVHELLATKFPEPAENIRDQLKSRGFWQGEIIHRHKSGHDIHVASRCVLVSLPDGELTVIQTNSDVSALRRAQEAVKSREAHLSSILETVPDAMVVIDHKGTVLSFSKAAEKLFGMPADQICGRNVSNLMPNPYRDAHDGYIGHYIETGEKRIIGYGRVVTGQRADGSQFPMELHVGEATANGERIFTGFVRDLTSRFKIEEDLRQAQKMEAIGQLTGGLAHDFNNLLTVISGNLEMIEDKLPPGSLRDILKEAQAAAQDGAILTGQLLAFGRRQPLNPKHADLGQLVSGFSDLLRRTLGEDIKLSTVIDGSGFNVLVDSSQLQNAILNIALNARDAMPRGGSLTTTISRVYLDADYAKMYPEVRSGNFVLITMTDTGTGMTEEVRMRAIEPFFTTKEVGSGTGLGLSMVYGFVKQSGGHLQLYSEVGHGTTVRIYLPAINGAKPRELAPDLGSGESQMPRGDETVLVVEDDARVRRVAVARLASMGYTVREAENGRRALEVLRENADIALLFTDIVMPGGITGDELAREVRVMRPDIAVLFTSGYSEPGLAEKGTVPGAQWLRKPYTAKELALKIRELLDAR; the protein is encoded by the coding sequence ATGCCTCACCGCCTCGTGTCACCGAGAACCGCATCGCCGCAGGAGCTGGATGCCATGGTGCACGTCCTCGACGGAGCGGATATCGTGGTCCATCGTTTCGACGGAACGATAACGCACTGGTCCATCGGCTGCGAGAACATGTATGGCTGGGCAAGAGAGGAGGCAATCGGCGAGAAGGTCCACGAACTTCTGGCGACGAAGTTTCCCGAACCAGCGGAAAACATCCGCGACCAGCTGAAATCGCGCGGCTTCTGGCAGGGCGAAATCATTCATCGCCATAAGAGCGGGCACGATATTCATGTCGCATCCCGCTGCGTGCTGGTCAGCCTGCCGGACGGCGAGCTTACCGTCATCCAGACAAACAGCGATGTCAGCGCCCTGAGGCGGGCTCAGGAGGCGGTCAAGTCGCGTGAGGCGCATCTGAGCTCCATCCTCGAAACGGTACCTGATGCTATGGTGGTGATCGACCATAAGGGAACCGTGCTGTCGTTCAGCAAGGCTGCCGAAAAACTGTTCGGAATGCCGGCGGATCAGATTTGCGGCCGTAACGTCAGCAACCTGATGCCGAACCCCTACCGCGACGCTCATGACGGTTATATCGGCCACTATATCGAAACCGGCGAGAAGCGCATCATCGGCTACGGGCGAGTCGTAACCGGACAGCGGGCCGACGGCTCGCAATTCCCGATGGAACTCCACGTCGGCGAGGCAACGGCCAACGGCGAACGTATTTTCACCGGTTTCGTCCGCGACCTGACGAGCCGTTTCAAAATCGAGGAGGATCTCCGCCAGGCGCAGAAGATGGAGGCGATCGGGCAGCTGACCGGAGGCCTCGCGCACGATTTCAACAATCTCCTGACGGTCATCAGCGGCAATCTCGAAATGATCGAGGACAAGCTGCCGCCCGGCAGCCTCCGCGATATTCTCAAGGAGGCCCAGGCCGCCGCGCAGGACGGAGCGATCCTGACCGGCCAGCTGCTGGCCTTCGGCCGGCGGCAGCCGCTGAACCCGAAGCATGCCGACCTCGGTCAGCTCGTCAGCGGCTTTTCGGATCTGCTGCGGCGGACGCTCGGCGAAGATATCAAACTTTCGACCGTTATTGACGGGTCGGGCTTCAACGTTCTCGTCGACAGCTCGCAGCTTCAGAACGCCATTCTGAATATCGCCTTGAACGCAAGGGACGCGATGCCGAGGGGCGGCAGTCTGACGACCACGATCTCGCGCGTCTACCTCGATGCCGATTATGCCAAGATGTATCCGGAGGTGCGCAGCGGCAACTTCGTCCTCATTACCATGACGGATACTGGTACGGGCATGACCGAGGAGGTCAGAATGCGCGCAATCGAACCTTTTTTCACGACGAAGGAAGTCGGCTCAGGCACGGGTCTCGGGCTCAGCATGGTGTATGGCTTCGTCAAGCAGTCGGGCGGGCATCTCCAGCTTTACAGTGAGGTGGGACACGGCACGACCGTCAGGATATATCTGCCTGCCATCAATGGGGCGAAGCCCCGCGAGCTTGCGCCGGATCTTGGCAGCGGAGAGAGCCAGATGCCGCGCGGCGACGAGACGGTTCTGGTCGTCGAGGATGATGCCCGCGTCCGCCGCGTGGCCGTCGCCAGGCTCGCGTCAATGGGTTACACGGTGCGTGAAGCCGAAAATGGCCGCCGCGCACTCGAAGTCCTGCGGGAAAACGCCGACATCGCCCTCCTGTTCACCGACATCGTCATGCCGGGCGGGATCACCGGTGACGAACTCGCACGGGAAGTGCGCGTTATGCGGCCCGACATCGCGGTTCTGTTCACGTCGGGATATTCCGAGCCGGGTCTTGCGGAAAAAGGGACCGTTCCCGGCGCACAGTGGTTGCGCAAGCCCTATACCGCCAAAGAGCTGGCGTTGAAGATCCGGGAGCTTCTCGACGCCAGGTGA
- a CDS encoding pseudoazurin, with protein sequence MRLKFGLIAAAAALIASTAPVIAADHQVQMLNKGMDGAMVFEPSFLKIAPGDTVTFVPTDKSHNVETFKGLIPNGVAEFKSKPNEQYQARFDVAGAYVLKCTPHVGMGMVALIQVGDSPANLEAIKTAKVPNMVRKRLDADLAHITQ encoded by the coding sequence ATGCGTTTGAAATTCGGTCTGATCGCTGCAGCGGCAGCCTTGATTGCCTCGACAGCGCCGGTGATAGCCGCCGACCACCAGGTTCAGATGCTTAATAAGGGCATGGATGGCGCAATGGTGTTCGAGCCCAGCTTTTTGAAAATCGCCCCCGGCGACACCGTAACTTTCGTTCCCACCGACAAGAGCCACAACGTCGAGACCTTCAAGGGCCTCATTCCGAATGGCGTCGCCGAATTCAAATCCAAGCCGAATGAACAGTATCAGGCAAGATTCGATGTTGCCGGCGCTTACGTCCTGAAATGCACGCCGCATGTCGGGATGGGCATGGTTGCCTTGATCCAGGTCGGCGACAGCCCGGCCAATCTCGAAGCGATCAAGACGGCAAAGGTGCCGAACATGGTACGCAAGCGGCTTGATGCCGATCTTGCGCATATCACCCAGTGA